One Pararhizobium sp. IMCC3301 DNA segment encodes these proteins:
- the deoC gene encoding deoxyribose-phosphate aldolase, producing MTDTGLLKGLIRCLDLTNLNDDCDSAALAELCKKAQTPHGNVAAVCIWPRFVNEAKKLLAGTGIKVVTVVNFPQGGEATLAVEEETRQALSDGADEIDLVMAYQALAEGRAGFAETQIVRIKRICGEKVLKVILETGALKTPELIRAASELALAAGADFLKTSTGKVAVNATLEAAEILLSVIADSGATKGFKPAGGMKSAADAVAYFEVAQRVRGDKVPDPDTFRLGASSVLNALIAAIEGREETRGTGY from the coding sequence ATGACTGATACCGGATTGCTGAAAGGTCTGATTCGCTGTCTCGATCTGACAAATCTGAATGATGATTGCGATTCAGCGGCACTGGCCGAACTGTGCAAAAAAGCACAGACGCCGCACGGCAATGTCGCTGCGGTCTGTATCTGGCCGCGCTTTGTCAATGAGGCAAAAAAGCTGCTCGCCGGAACCGGCATCAAGGTCGTAACCGTGGTGAATTTCCCGCAAGGCGGCGAAGCCACGCTGGCGGTGGAAGAAGAAACCCGTCAGGCCCTGAGCGACGGTGCCGATGAGATCGACCTGGTGATGGCCTATCAGGCACTGGCTGAAGGCCGTGCCGGGTTTGCCGAAACGCAGATTGTGAGGATCAAGCGCATTTGCGGTGAGAAAGTGCTGAAAGTCATTCTGGAGACCGGCGCGTTGAAGACGCCCGAACTGATACGAGCAGCCTCTGAATTGGCGCTTGCGGCAGGCGCGGACTTTTTGAAAACTTCAACCGGCAAAGTCGCGGTCAATGCCACGCTGGAAGCGGCGGAAATCCTGTTGTCAGTAATCGCCGACAGCGGTGCGACAAAAGGCTTCAAACCCGCCGGCGGCATGAAGTCCGCAGCGGATGCGGTTGCCTATTTTGAAGTGGCACAGCGGGTCCGTGGTGACAAGGTGCCCGATCCCGACACATTCCGCCTTGGCGCCAGCAGCGTGCTGAATGCCCTGATCGCCGCCATAGAAGGGCGCGAGGAAACCAGGGGAACGGGCTATTGA
- a CDS encoding purine-nucleoside phosphorylase: MSEISDLASAEATDALRLVRQSTGRRFSAGLILGSGLGGLADMVENRIEIPFTELPGFPASGVSGHAGMMIAGDLAGLPVVLYSGRSHFYEQEDAAVMRRPIALMKALGCDMVVLTNSAGSLHPKMAPGSAMLITDHINFSGSNPLFRESSDRRFVGLTEAYDKSLRDRFDRIAERQSITLHHGVYMWFSGPSFETPAEINMARIVGADAVGMSTVPEAILARFFDMRVVALSAITNLAAGMTGQELSHDETKENAPKATEKLKALIGGVLEELART, from the coding sequence ATGAGCGAGATATCCGATCTTGCCAGCGCCGAGGCGACTGACGCATTGAGACTGGTGCGCCAGTCGACCGGGCGACGCTTTTCAGCCGGTCTCATCCTCGGCTCCGGTCTGGGCGGGCTCGCCGACATGGTGGAGAACCGCATTGAAATCCCCTTTACCGAGTTGCCCGGATTTCCCGCATCCGGCGTTTCCGGCCATGCCGGCATGATGATTGCGGGGGATCTGGCCGGCTTGCCGGTGGTGCTGTATTCCGGGCGTTCGCATTTTTACGAGCAGGAAGACGCAGCGGTGATGCGCCGACCGATCGCTCTGATGAAGGCGCTGGGCTGTGACATGGTTGTGCTGACCAATTCCGCCGGATCGCTGCACCCAAAAATGGCTCCGGGTTCCGCAATGCTGATTACCGATCACATTAATTTCTCCGGCTCCAACCCGCTGTTCCGGGAGTCGTCGGACCGGCGGTTTGTCGGCCTGACCGAAGCCTATGACAAGAGCCTGCGCGACCGGTTTGACCGGATCGCAGAACGTCAGTCCATCACGCTTCACCATGGCGTCTATATGTGGTTTTCCGGCCCGTCCTTCGAAACCCCGGCGGAAATCAACATGGCGCGAATTGTCGGCGCTGACGCGGTGGGCATGTCAACTGTTCCGGAAGCCATTCTGGCGCGCTTTTTCGATATGCGCGTGGTGGCGCTGTCTGCTATCACCAATCTGGCTGCCGGGATGACCGGGCAGGAACTGTCACATGATGAAACCAAAGAGAATGCGCCGAAAGCGACGGAAAAGCTGAAAGCGCTGATTGGTGGTGTGTTGGAGGAACTGGCAAGAACATGA
- the cdd gene encoding cytidine deaminase produces MSRDLFEAALAARAKAYAPASQFSVGAAIRGRNGKIYAGCNIENAAYPEGWCAETSAISHMVMDGEQSIAEVCVIGTGDVFCTPCGGCRQRLAEFGSADVPVHIAKDSGIVETFTLGDLLPASFELDRS; encoded by the coding sequence ATGTCCAGGGATCTGTTTGAAGCAGCCCTTGCTGCGCGGGCCAAAGCCTATGCGCCGGCTTCGCAGTTTTCGGTCGGGGCTGCGATTCGCGGTCGCAACGGAAAAATCTATGCGGGCTGCAATATTGAAAATGCCGCCTATCCGGAAGGCTGGTGCGCGGAAACCTCAGCCATTTCCCACATGGTGATGGATGGCGAACAAAGCATTGCCGAAGTCTGTGTCATCGGCACGGGCGATGTGTTCTGCACTCCCTGCGGTGGCTGCCGTCAGCGCCTTGCCGAATTCGGCTCGGCAGATGTGCCGGTGCACATCGCGAAAGATAGTGGCATTGTCGAGACCTTCACACTGGGTGATCTGCTGCCCGCCAGCTTTGAACTGGACCGCTCATGA
- a CDS encoding ABC transporter permease, giving the protein MDDFLIKLPLLLDSMVRLSVPLLFAALAGLFSERSGIFDISLEGKMLGAAFGAAAAAGVTDSATLGLLAGILVSVALALVHGFASISQRGNQIVSGVAINFIALGLTVLLGQAWFSQGGRTPQLSANGRFGELTLPFADTLSDIPFIGPLYEGILSGHNILVYLAFLSVPLSWWVLFRTRFGLRLRAVGENPAAVDTAGISVIWLRYRAVIVCGVLCGFAGAYLSIAQASGFTKDMTAGRGFIALAALIFAKWKPVPVMMACLLFGLLQAIPIQYPQISLPGIGIVPGQVMQALPYVLTVVLLAGFIGKATPPKAGGVPYVKER; this is encoded by the coding sequence ATGGACGATTTCCTGATCAAACTGCCGCTGTTGCTGGATTCCATGGTGCGGCTCAGCGTCCCGCTGTTGTTCGCCGCTCTGGCCGGGCTTTTTTCCGAGCGGTCGGGTATTTTCGACATCAGCCTGGAAGGCAAAATGCTGGGTGCTGCCTTTGGCGCCGCAGCGGCAGCCGGTGTCACCGATTCAGCAACCCTTGGGCTGCTGGCCGGGATTCTGGTCTCGGTTGCACTGGCACTGGTGCACGGGTTTGCCTCCATCAGTCAGCGCGGCAACCAGATCGTGTCCGGTGTCGCGATTAATTTCATCGCACTCGGCCTGACGGTTTTGCTCGGACAGGCATGGTTTTCCCAGGGCGGACGCACGCCGCAGCTCAGCGCCAATGGCCGCTTTGGCGAATTGACCCTGCCATTTGCCGACACGCTGTCAGACATACCCTTCATCGGCCCGCTCTATGAAGGCATTCTGTCGGGTCACAATATTCTGGTGTATCTGGCATTTCTGTCGGTGCCGCTGTCGTGGTGGGTGCTGTTCCGCACCCGCTTCGGCCTGCGCCTGCGCGCCGTTGGCGAGAACCCGGCGGCGGTTGATACAGCTGGAATATCGGTGATCTGGCTGCGCTATCGCGCGGTTATCGTCTGCGGTGTGCTGTGCGGGTTTGCCGGTGCCTATCTGTCGATCGCTCAAGCCTCCGGCTTTACCAAGGACATGACGGCGGGCCGGGGCTTTATCGCACTGGCCGCGCTGATCTTTGCCAAATGGAAGCCGGTTCCGGTGATGATGGCCTGCCTGTTGTTCGGGCTGCTGCAGGCGATCCCGATCCAGTATCCGCAAATCTCGCTGCCGGGCATCGGCATTGTTCCCGGACAGGTGATGCAGGCCCTGCCCTATGTGCTGACAGTTGTGCTGTTGGCTGGTTTCATTGGAAAGGCAACGCCGCCAAAGGCGGGAGGCGTGCCCTACGTCAAGGAGCGCTGA
- a CDS encoding ABC transporter permease → MKNDLPRWVDFGLIPLLNVTAAFLVSGLVVLFIGENPIQAVQEMIFGALGYGEGFGFTLYYTTNFIFTGLAVAVAFHAGLFNIGGEGQAYIGGLGVALVALSFGDIFPWWITFPIAIIGAGLFGAAWALIPAWLQATRGSHIVITTIMFNFIAASLMVYLLVNVLKVPGSMEPATARFAAGGTLPFLREIIPAFGFSPANISIFWALACCLFVYILIWRTRLGYEMRTFGFNQTAAIYAGISPTKIIVVTMLISGALAGMMALNEVMGQAQKLQDNFTAGYGFVGIAVALMGRSHPVGIVLAALLFGILYQGGAELAFAMPAITRDMIVVIQGLVILFAGALEHMFRPGLTRLFAGREPPLVPAE, encoded by the coding sequence ATGAAGAACGATTTACCGCGCTGGGTGGATTTCGGCCTGATCCCGCTGCTCAATGTGACCGCTGCATTTCTGGTGTCCGGACTGGTGGTGCTGTTCATTGGTGAAAACCCGATCCAGGCGGTCCAGGAAATGATCTTTGGTGCGCTGGGCTATGGCGAAGGCTTCGGCTTCACGCTTTACTACACCACCAATTTCATCTTCACCGGGCTGGCGGTGGCGGTCGCGTTTCATGCCGGGCTGTTCAACATTGGCGGTGAAGGCCAGGCCTATATTGGCGGGTTGGGTGTCGCATTGGTGGCCCTGTCCTTTGGCGACATCTTCCCGTGGTGGATCACCTTTCCCATTGCCATTATCGGTGCCGGCCTGTTCGGCGCGGCATGGGCGCTGATCCCGGCCTGGCTTCAGGCGACGCGCGGCAGCCATATTGTGATTACCACCATTATGTTCAATTTTATCGCAGCGTCGTTGATGGTCTATCTACTGGTCAATGTGCTGAAAGTCCCCGGTTCGATGGAACCCGCCACGGCCCGTTTCGCTGCGGGCGGCACCTTGCCGTTCCTGCGCGAAATCATTCCCGCCTTCGGCTTTTCGCCGGCCAATATTTCGATCTTCTGGGCTCTGGCGTGTTGTCTCTTTGTCTATATTCTGATCTGGCGCACGCGGCTTGGCTATGAAATGCGGACTTTTGGATTCAACCAGACTGCAGCCATCTATGCCGGGATTTCTCCAACCAAGATCATTGTCGTGACGATGCTGATCTCCGGCGCTCTGGCGGGAATGATGGCGCTCAATGAAGTGATGGGTCAGGCCCAGAAACTGCAGGATAATTTCACCGCTGGCTACGGCTTTGTCGGAATTGCCGTGGCGCTGATGGGTCGCTCCCACCCTGTCGGCATCGTGCTGGCGGCCCTGTTGTTCGGCATTTTATATCAGGGCGGTGCGGAACTGGCCTTTGCCATGCCCGCTATCACCCGCGACATGATTGTTGTCATTCAAGGACTGGTGATTCTGTTTGCCGGGGCTCTTGAACATATGTTCCGTCCCGGCCTGACGCGGTTGTTTGCTGGACGCGAACCCCCGCTTGTACCGGCGGAATAG
- a CDS encoding ABC transporter ATP-binding protein — MSQTPSNPQAASAETAPRAIELIAINKRFGSVHANKDINLSVEQGSIHGIIGENGAGKSTLMSIIYGFYQADSGELRIKGEPITIKDSQAAISAGIGMVHQHFMLVENFSVLENIILGAEGGAVLAGAIGKARKDLKHLEEEYQLDVDPDAIIEDLPVGLQQRVEILKALYRGADILILDEPTGVLTPAEADHLFRILEQLKEQGKTIILITHKLREIMAITDTVSVMRRGEMVATVTTAETSLAELAELMVGRSVLLNVEKAPAAPQDVLLEVDGLTVRDERGVIMVDNVSFQVRAGEIVGIAGVAGNGQSELLEAISGIFPAKSGRVLLKGEPIHVTGKADPALLREKGMAHVPEDRHQMGLVLPFEENENSILGYQTRDPYVNGPFLDITAMRRDAAEKIEKYDIRPPNCRLKTASFSGGNQQKIVLAREMEQDPDVLIIGQPTRGVDIGAIEFIHKRIVEMRDAGKAILLVSVELDEIRSLADRVLVMFAGRIVGECAPETPEGEIGMLMAGIERPKAAQ, encoded by the coding sequence ATGTCACAGACCCCATCCAATCCCCAGGCCGCCTCTGCGGAAACCGCTCCGCGTGCCATCGAGTTGATCGCGATCAACAAGCGCTTCGGTTCGGTCCATGCCAACAAGGACATCAACCTGTCTGTGGAACAGGGGTCGATCCACGGCATTATCGGTGAAAACGGCGCTGGAAAATCCACATTGATGTCGATTATCTACGGCTTTTATCAGGCCGATTCCGGTGAACTCCGGATCAAGGGCGAGCCGATCACAATCAAGGACAGCCAGGCCGCAATTTCCGCGGGTATCGGCATGGTGCATCAGCATTTCATGCTGGTGGAAAATTTCTCAGTGCTGGAAAATATCATACTTGGTGCCGAAGGCGGTGCGGTGCTGGCCGGAGCCATCGGTAAAGCCCGCAAGGATCTGAAGCATCTGGAGGAAGAATATCAGCTCGATGTGGACCCCGATGCGATCATCGAAGACCTTCCCGTTGGGCTTCAGCAGCGTGTCGAAATCCTGAAGGCGCTGTATCGCGGCGCTGATATTCTCATTCTCGACGAGCCAACCGGCGTTTTGACCCCTGCGGAAGCAGACCATCTGTTCCGCATTCTTGAGCAGTTGAAAGAGCAGGGGAAGACAATTATTCTGATCACCCACAAACTGCGCGAGATCATGGCAATTACAGACACGGTGTCGGTGATGCGCCGCGGCGAGATGGTAGCAACAGTCACCACCGCTGAGACAAGTCTGGCGGAGCTGGCCGAATTGATGGTCGGGCGCAGTGTGCTGCTGAATGTGGAAAAAGCGCCTGCGGCGCCGCAAGACGTGCTGCTGGAGGTGGACGGCCTGACGGTGCGCGACGAGCGCGGCGTCATCATGGTCGATAATGTTTCCTTCCAGGTGCGCGCCGGGGAAATTGTCGGCATTGCCGGCGTTGCCGGCAATGGCCAGTCGGAACTGCTTGAGGCAATTTCCGGCATCTTTCCGGCCAAGAGCGGGCGGGTTCTGCTGAAAGGCGAACCAATACATGTCACCGGCAAAGCTGACCCGGCGCTGTTGCGTGAAAAGGGTATGGCGCACGTTCCCGAGGACCGCCACCAGATGGGTCTTGTGCTGCCATTTGAGGAAAACGAAAACAGTATTCTGGGCTATCAGACGCGTGATCCCTATGTAAACGGACCTTTCCTCGACATCACGGCAATGCGCCGGGACGCCGCCGAGAAGATCGAGAAATATGATATCCGGCCACCGAATTGCCGGCTCAAAACCGCCAGTTTTTCCGGAGGAAACCAGCAGAAAATCGTTCTGGCGCGGGAAATGGAACAGGACCCCGATGTGCTGATCATCGGGCAGCCGACGCGCGGTGTCGATATCGGCGCGATTGAATTCATCCACAAGCGCATTGTGGAAATGCGGGATGCGGGAAAGGCTATCCTGCTGGTGTCTGTCGAGCTGGATGAAATCCGGTCTCTGGCCGACCGGGTTCTGGTGATGTTTGCAGGCCGTATTGTCGGCGAGTGCGCCCCGGAAACACCGGAAGGCGAAATCGGCATGCTGATGGCCGGCATTGAACGCCCGAAGGCCGCACAATGA
- a CDS encoding BMP family protein yields MKLKLFATLAAAAMMATTAFAQEFKPALIFDMGGKFDKSFNEAAYNGAEKFKADTGIEYGEFEITNASQREQALRNFARRGYNPIVVMGFTQAEAMNKVSAEFPDLKFAIIDEVVDQPNVRSVVFKAHEGSFLVGLLAGMKSQTGTVGFVGGMDIPLIRNFACGYVQGVKAANPDAKIIQNMTGETPAAWNDPVKGAEITKAQIDAGADVVYAAAGGTGVGVLQKAADEGKFSIGVDSNQNYMHPGSILTSMLKRVDVAVYDAFMDGKNNDFATGFVAVGLEEDGVGWALDENNESLITEEMKQAVDQARADIIAGKVAVHDYNTSDSCPVM; encoded by the coding sequence ATGAAACTCAAACTCTTTGCGACTTTGGCTGCCGCAGCGATGATGGCGACGACAGCCTTTGCACAGGAATTCAAACCTGCCTTGATCTTCGATATGGGCGGCAAGTTCGACAAATCGTTCAATGAAGCGGCCTATAATGGCGCGGAAAAATTCAAGGCAGACACGGGCATCGAATATGGTGAGTTTGAAATCACCAATGCCTCCCAGCGTGAACAGGCGCTGCGCAATTTTGCGCGCCGGGGTTACAATCCCATTGTGGTGATGGGCTTTACCCAGGCTGAAGCAATGAACAAGGTTTCAGCCGAATTTCCTGATCTGAAATTCGCCATTATCGACGAAGTGGTTGATCAGCCGAATGTGCGCTCTGTTGTCTTCAAGGCACATGAAGGATCATTTCTGGTCGGTCTGCTGGCGGGTATGAAATCGCAAACCGGCACAGTCGGATTTGTTGGCGGAATGGATATTCCATTGATCCGCAACTTTGCCTGTGGATATGTCCAGGGCGTGAAAGCTGCGAATCCCGATGCCAAAATTATCCAGAACATGACTGGTGAAACCCCGGCTGCCTGGAATGATCCTGTGAAGGGCGCAGAGATTACCAAAGCGCAGATCGATGCCGGTGCGGATGTTGTCTATGCGGCAGCAGGCGGTACCGGCGTCGGTGTGTTGCAGAAAGCCGCTGATGAAGGCAAGTTCTCAATCGGTGTGGACAGCAATCAGAATTATATGCATCCCGGCAGCATTCTGACATCCATGCTGAAGCGCGTTGATGTGGCTGTCTATGATGCCTTCATGGATGGCAAGAACAATGACTTTGCGACCGGCTTCGTTGCGGTGGGTCTGGAAGAAGACGGTGTCGGCTGGGCACTTGATGAAAACAACGAGTCCTTGATTACCGAGGAGATGAAACAGGCGGTCGATCAGGCCAGGGCGGATATCATCGCCGGCAAAGTTGCTGTGCATGATTACAACACCAGCGATTCCTGCCCTGTGATGTAG
- a CDS encoding methylglyoxal synthase: MIVRPARARLALIAHDEKKDALVEFAKRHLTALQQFDIVATGTTGTRLLKACPALSVTPMRSGPLGGDQQIGAMIAEGKIQGLIFFIDPLTPMPHDVDVKALMRLAVVYDVATALNEATAELLIADPSRLTNPCKPAQESVS, encoded by the coding sequence ATGATTGTGCGGCCGGCAAGGGCAAGACTGGCTTTGATTGCTCATGATGAGAAAAAAGACGCTCTGGTGGAATTTGCCAAGCGGCATCTGACAGCTTTGCAGCAGTTTGATATCGTCGCGACCGGCACGACCGGCACCAGATTGCTCAAAGCCTGCCCGGCATTGTCCGTCACGCCAATGCGCAGCGGCCCGCTGGGCGGCGATCAGCAGATCGGTGCCATGATTGCCGAGGGCAAGATACAGGGCCTGATTTTCTTCATCGATCCCCTGACGCCAATGCCTCATGATGTGGATGTCAAGGCGTTGATGCGCCTCGCCGTCGTCTATGATGTGGCAACGGCGTTGAATGAAGCGACTGCCGAGTTGCTGATTGCGGATCCCTCACGTCTGACCAACCCGTGCAAGCCGGCTCAGGAAAGTGTCTCATGA
- the glk gene encoding glucokinase codes for MTTSVQSHENLPYPVLVADIGGTNARFGILTDAHAELKEFQTAKTADYAGLEEAAEAMVLSRTATTPRSAVLAVAGPISGDEVPLTNCHWVIRPHALMQALQLDEVVLVNDFEAQSLALPSLRDDDLELIGDVEMASTGTKVVVGPGTGLGAAGMIHTGALWVPVPGEGGHIDLGPVTEDEFALWPHFEKEHGRISAEALLCGRGLVRLYKGVASWRNRPVTFDGPSEITSAALAGSDETAKESLDIFCRLLGRVAGNLAIAFMATGGVYLAGGISKKIAGFLAESDFRAAFIAKAPHEELMNTMATAVITHEKPALLGLAAFARTPQLFGVDLNGRRWHNGE; via the coding sequence ATGACCACGTCAGTCCAAAGTCACGAAAATCTTCCCTATCCGGTCCTTGTCGCAGATATTGGCGGGACCAATGCACGCTTTGGTATACTCACCGATGCCCATGCGGAACTGAAAGAATTCCAGACCGCCAAGACTGCCGATTATGCCGGCCTTGAAGAGGCGGCGGAAGCTATGGTTCTGTCCCGCACCGCCACCACGCCCCGCTCTGCGGTTCTGGCAGTGGCAGGTCCGATCAGCGGCGATGAAGTTCCCCTGACCAATTGTCATTGGGTGATCCGCCCCCACGCGCTGATGCAAGCGCTGCAGCTCGACGAAGTTGTTCTGGTCAATGATTTTGAAGCCCAGTCTCTGGCACTGCCTTCGCTGCGAGACGACGATCTTGAACTGATCGGCGATGTCGAGATGGCTTCCACCGGAACCAAGGTCGTGGTCGGACCGGGAACCGGGCTCGGTGCGGCGGGCATGATTCATACCGGAGCGCTTTGGGTGCCGGTGCCCGGCGAGGGTGGTCATATTGATCTGGGCCCCGTCACCGAAGATGAATTTGCGCTGTGGCCGCATTTTGAAAAAGAGCATGGCCGTATTTCCGCCGAGGCGCTGTTATGCGGTCGCGGTCTGGTGCGGCTCTATAAAGGCGTCGCCAGCTGGCGCAACCGGCCGGTCACATTCGATGGCCCCAGCGAGATCACCTCAGCGGCTCTTGCCGGGTCCGACGAGACAGCAAAGGAATCGCTGGATATTTTCTGCAGATTGCTTGGTCGTGTCGCCGGAAATCTCGCCATTGCCTTCATGGCAACCGGCGGTGTCTATCTGGCCGGCGGCATTTCCAAAAAGATCGCCGGTTTTCTCGCTGAATCCGATTTCCGCGCTGCCTTTATTGCCAAAGCGCCGCATGAGGAGTTGATGAACACCATGGCAACCGCCGTCATCACCCATGAAAAGCCGGCGCTTTTGGGATTGGCCGCTTTTGCCCGCACACCGCAATTATTCGGCGTTGATCTGAATGGTAGGCGCTGGCACAACGGCGAATAG
- the hrpB gene encoding ATP-dependent helicase HrpB, translating to MTLPIEAVRAELLTQFRAHSNLVLVAEPGAGKTTQVPLWLLDEAVLKGGKIILLEPRRIAARAAAHRMASLLGEEVGQTVGLRMRAETRVSAATRLEVVTEGVFSRMILDDTTLPGIAAVLFDEFHERSLDADLGLALALDVQAALRDDLKLMVLSATIDAKAVSAIMDDAPVIASSGRGFPIEMHYLPRHPRRMIVPQIVDAVLLALKQQSGSVLVFLPGRSEIEAARRQLQDALGEDPTVLIAPLYAGLPQKAQIAALQPAPAGKRKIVLSTNLAQTSMTIEGVRVVVDGGLSRRPRFNPQTGVSRLETVFVSKAAADQRAGRAGRTEPGVCYRLWPEQWMRTLEAQDQPELLEANLTRFALDLAEWGVSDPKQLAFLDYPASGKFAAAQSQLRSFGALTKANHITPLGRRLQALPLDPHLGAMVLKASERGATELRSALLVAALLSDTQRQREPDLGVLYSRAAARAEGTVKQSFERLCRLLSISARGPTLPRDEIGALLLIAFPQWVAITRGGGQFQLAAGQRVAVSTDHPIAGEPYLVVADMMGEAGNLRLLSAAALDATSFAAHADRHSVAEELLSYNAADARVKAERVTRLGALVLERRPLKQFDRSKAEAVLWQAIAERGIDAIVFSPKANALMQRLQFLHRAIGAPWPDTSRSTLGTTLETWLRPFVPGAVALSDLTQDAIIGALKFRTPQIHQIDTLAPERFQLPGNRSVAIDYSDENGPVLRARVQDFFGLDEHPAIAGHVPLILDLLSPARRSIQITQNLPAFWKGSWRDVRAEMRGRYPKHDWPENPAGKA from the coding sequence ATGACACTGCCGATCGAGGCGGTCAGGGCCGAACTCCTGACGCAGTTCCGGGCGCATTCCAATCTGGTGCTTGTGGCTGAACCGGGCGCCGGTAAAACTACACAGGTGCCATTATGGCTGTTGGACGAGGCGGTGCTGAAGGGCGGCAAAATCATCCTGCTTGAACCGCGCCGGATTGCGGCCCGCGCCGCTGCACATCGCATGGCCAGCCTGCTCGGTGAAGAGGTCGGACAGACCGTTGGCCTGCGGATGCGGGCGGAAACCAGAGTCAGCGCCGCGACCCGTTTGGAAGTTGTCACGGAGGGCGTGTTCTCCCGGATGATCCTTGACGATACAACACTGCCAGGCATCGCTGCCGTGCTGTTTGACGAATTTCATGAGCGCTCGCTCGACGCCGATCTTGGCCTGGCTCTGGCGCTCGATGTGCAGGCCGCTTTGCGCGACGATCTGAAGCTGATGGTGCTGTCGGCGACGATTGATGCAAAGGCGGTGTCCGCGATCATGGATGATGCGCCGGTGATTGCATCGAGCGGGCGCGGCTTTCCGATCGAGATGCATTATCTGCCGCGACACCCGCGCCGGATGATCGTGCCGCAAATTGTGGATGCGGTGCTGTTGGCGCTCAAGCAGCAAAGCGGCAGCGTGCTGGTGTTCCTGCCCGGCCGCAGCGAAATTGAAGCGGCGCGCCGTCAGCTTCAGGATGCTCTTGGCGAAGACCCGACTGTCCTGATTGCACCACTTTATGCCGGCCTGCCGCAAAAGGCCCAAATTGCCGCGCTGCAGCCAGCACCGGCGGGCAAGCGCAAAATCGTGTTGTCCACCAACCTTGCCCAGACCTCGATGACCATTGAGGGGGTTCGCGTGGTTGTCGATGGCGGCCTGTCCCGCCGTCCCCGCTTCAACCCGCAAACCGGCGTATCGCGCCTGGAAACCGTATTTGTCAGCAAGGCGGCAGCGGACCAGCGTGCCGGACGCGCCGGGCGGACCGAGCCGGGAGTGTGTTACCGGCTCTGGCCGGAGCAGTGGATGCGCACGCTGGAGGCGCAGGATCAGCCTGAACTTCTGGAAGCGAATTTGACGCGATTTGCCCTGGATCTGGCAGAATGGGGAGTGTCCGATCCAAAGCAGCTGGCATTTCTGGATTATCCGGCGAGCGGCAAATTTGCCGCAGCGCAAAGCCAGCTGAGATCATTCGGCGCGCTGACAAAGGCCAATCACATCACGCCACTCGGGCGTCGCCTGCAGGCACTGCCGCTTGATCCGCATCTGGGCGCGATGGTGCTGAAGGCGTCAGAGCGCGGCGCAACCGAATTGCGGAGCGCGCTGCTGGTGGCGGCGCTGCTGAGCGATACCCAGCGCCAGCGCGAGCCTGATCTGGGTGTGTTGTACAGCCGCGCAGCCGCGCGCGCAGAAGGCACGGTGAAGCAAAGCTTCGAGCGTCTCTGCCGGCTGCTGTCGATTTCCGCCAGAGGCCCGACACTGCCACGCGACGAAATTGGCGCTTTGCTGCTGATCGCATTTCCACAATGGGTGGCGATCACCCGCGGCGGCGGACAGTTTCAGCTTGCCGCCGGGCAAAGAGTGGCCGTCTCCACCGATCATCCGATTGCCGGCGAGCCTTATCTGGTGGTCGCCGACATGATGGGTGAAGCGGGCAATCTGCGGCTGCTGTCAGCCGCTGCGCTGGACGCAACAAGTTTTGCCGCGCATGCCGACCGGCATTCGGTCGCTGAAGAATTACTGAGCTATAACGCTGCCGATGCGCGGGTGAAGGCAGAGCGTGTGACCCGGCTCGGCGCGCTGGTTCTGGAGCGCAGACCCCTGAAGCAGTTCGACAGGTCAAAGGCGGAAGCTGTGCTGTGGCAGGCAATAGCGGAGCGCGGCATCGATGCAATTGTTTTTTCACCGAAGGCAAATGCGCTGATGCAGCGTCTGCAATTCCTTCACCGCGCCATTGGCGCTCCATGGCCGGATACCAGCCGCAGCACTCTGGGAACTACACTTGAAACCTGGCTGCGGCCATTTGTGCCCGGTGCTGTGGCGCTGTCCGATCTGACGCAAGATGCGATCATCGGCGCGCTGAAATTTCGCACGCCGCAAATCCACCAGATCGACACCTTGGCACCAGAGCGGTTTCAGCTGCCCGGCAATCGCAGTGTGGCAATTGACTACAGCGATGAAAACGGACCGGTGCTGCGGGCCCGGGTGCAGGATTTTTTCGGTCTTGATGAACATCCGGCCATTGCCGGTCATGTTCCGCTGATTCTGGATCTGCTGTCTCCGGCACGGCGCAGCATTCAGATCACCCAAAACCTGCCTGCCTTCTGGAAAGGGTCATGGCGCGATGTGCGCGCCGAAATGCGCGGCCGCTATCCCAAACATGACTGGCCGGAAAACCCTGCCGGCAAGGCGTAA